From the Thomasclavelia ramosa DSM 1402 genome, the window GTAGTTACTAACGCCTCTAAAAAAACATTATGACTATGAACAACTTGAACTGCCCAATACTCCAATGCATCTGTTTCCTGACTGCCTATTTTTTTAAAATTATTTGCTCCAATTCCAATAACTGGTTCCGTATGCCAAATTTCTAAAGCAGCTTTAGTTAATGATACCCGTCCATTAGAAACCTCATCGATAATTGTCAATCCTTGATTAAAATCTTGCCAATTCCCAGCAATTAATAAATGTCCCGCCTTAACAACTTTATCCATTTGAAAACGACTTGTCTCCTTAGAAGCAATTCCCTGCATCTGTGGAACAATCTCAACTACCCGCTGACCTACTAGACTTGCACCAGCAATAACTACAATTAGACTAATTACCAGCCCTAATCTCTTAAAATTACTATACGGCTTACGACGTATTAAAAAATAATATCCAACCATGACGATAATGATTGCTAAAATAATTAATGCCGCACGACATCTTGTTAAAAGAATATATACCAGCTGAATCCCAATATTCGCAAGATACCAGTATTTTCCCTTAAACTTCTGCCTTACTGCGACTAACGCTAAAACAATCGTAATACACGCTAAAAAAGCAGCTGGATTACTATTAAAATAAATTCCAAACAAACGATTCCCGACCATTCCTAAAGTCCAGCCGTTAGCTAAACTAGAAAAATGCACTAAATACATTCCAATAGAGATAAGTGAAGCTCCACCAACTAATACATTTACTAGTGGAATAATCATTCGTACTTCATCTTCAATATCATCTTTGCTCATTGAAACAGGATTATTAAAAATCAATAAATAAATAACTAATTGCATTACTGCAATAACATAGGAATTTAAATCACTATAGTCATTCCTCGCTGTAGCAAGCAATAAAATCAGTCCTTGAACGATCATTAGCAAACTGTAATTCTTTTTTAATTTAAACTTTTTTTTATAAATATCATGCACAATTATTACTAATGCCCAAATCAATAATGGCACAAACAGGTAGTTCGTCTCAATACCTAAATAGCCCAATGCTAAAGTATTGATAAACATATATATAATAAAACATAATTTATAATACTTTCGATTAAAAACCATTTTCTTCTATCTCCAATTTAATACTCTTATTATACCATTATTATAAAAAAATAAAACAACAAAGGAGCTCGAAAGAGCTCCTCTTATTTAATGAGTTAATCCTTTTAATTCACTATCTTTAATTTCTTTACCTTCTTCGACTTTATTGATCAATTCTCGTACTCTTTCAATATGTGATTCAAAAGGAATCATAACATCACTATTAGTCCCTTTCATTGAAAAAGTATCATCCATTAATTGATACTCACCTTCAATTTGAACATTGATGATCTTCCAATCCGCCATATCATTTAATTGCATATTTATCAATGACTTAATCTCTTTATCTGACATATCTGTTTCAAAGCAGCCTTCAACTGCACTTAAAATATTATTAAAATTAGTAATAATCTTAGGTGACATAGCTTTATCAAGCATTGCCTTTAAAACCTTTTGCTGATTTTCACCACGAGCAAAATCACCACGTTTTAATCTTTTTCTTTCTCGAACGAAACACAATGCTTTATCACCATCCATCTCATTCAAACCTTCACTGATTTGATAATTACCATGCAAAGTTTCAAAAGCCTCACTTGAATTAACTGTAATTCCGCCTAAAGCATCAACAATATTAGTCATACCACTAAAATTAGTACGTGCAAAATAATTAATTTTCATTTCCAATAAATCTTGAATTGTATTAATTGTTTCACTTGTTCCATATATACCAGTATGTGTTAATTTATCCATTTTTCCATTTTTATGCAAGTTAATTTGACAATCACGAGGTATACTTGTCATCAAAATTTGTTTTGTTTTGGGATTTACCGTAACAATTAAATTTACATCACTACGTGATACTGTTTTTAAACTTCCATAAACATCAATTCCTGTAACATAAATTGAAAAAGCATTTTCAGTAACATCTGTTTGTTTAGTCGTTACTTCCATTTTCGCATCATAAGCATATGATTTTAAAACCTTAGTAACATCATTAAATTCTTCATGATTTGTCTGCAGCATCGTTCGATATTGTTCACCAACAACAATTGCATCTACTTTTCCCTCATAAAGAGCATCTGCAAGTGAAGCATAATTATCATACTTAGTATATTCATGATCACCAATCTCGGTATCAAGATCTTTTAAGGCTTCAGCAATCGTAACAGTATCCTTTTCATAAGATACTCCAATTTTTTTGGAACTATCAAGATCTTTTAATTTAGTAATTTTACCATTCTTTAATGAAATCACTGAAACAACATATTCTTGTCCAGTGGCATTAGAAACATTTTCAATAAAATTATTCCCTCTTGAAATATAAGTACAGCCAGCAATCAAAATGATACTTGTCAATAAACTAATAATTTTAGTAACTATTCCTCGTTTACTCGATAATCCTTTTTTGATTTTTTGTTCACTACTATAAATAATTCCAAAGAATCCTGCTAATAACAACGCTAATACCACAATTCCAGCAATTAAATACTTAGTCGGCACTAAATCCAGTTTGAATGTAAAGTAGACTACTGCAATCGTAGCTAATAATTGAATTCCTAAGACAAAAAACTTCGATGTAATAAATTTGAGTATTTTTTCTTTCATATTCTTGCTCCCAACTATAACAGTTTTACCTATCATACATAAAATAACTTTATTCGTCAAATTAATCCCTTTTTTTCTTTGATTCGGACGTATATAGATATTATAATCTATAAATCTATGTAATAAAAAAGAAAAATATGTTAATTATCTACTTCTTATCAAGTGCCATTCATAACTAATTTACTATAAAAGTTTATATTGCAAAAATTATATATAAAAAGACTTGTGATTTTCCACAAGTCTAAATTAATCCATTGTTTCCGTTTTAGGATCAATTCCTGCTCTATCCAAGACTGCATGAACAACATTACGTTTTCCGCTTTCACTACCAGCTGAAGTACATGTTGATAAAGTAATTACCGGATTACCTGCAGCTTGTTCAAAATCAACCTTAATATCACTAGTTTTTAACATCTCTTGATAAAAAGCTTGAATATCAGTAATTCCAGTATTATATAATAAACTCTCTTCTGGAATAATATGTGCTGCTACTACTTTATAACGACTTACTGTCCCATCTGGTAAATAAATATAAACATACGGGTGTTTATCTGCAAAATCTTGTTCTGTATATGATTTAATGTTATTAAACATTGAACCATTTTTCATATTATGACCATAAATAACAGTATTTAAATCAGTAAAAGGGTTTTTATTTTCACTTGCAATAAAAATTGAACCGGCTCTAAATTCCTTTTTGTCAATATCACTATGAATATATGTATCATTAGTTTCTCCTTGAACAATTGGATAACTAACTTTAGTATCAGGAATATCGATCCATCCCTTAACATCTGAATTTCTTGCTAATAAGGCTTCAAAATCAATTGTCTTATATGAATTTTTTTGTTCTGTATTTTCAGTAACATATGTTTCTTCTACTTCTTTATTACTATCATCCATGCTCTTATATTCAAGAAAAATTGAGGCTAGATTATACGCACTATAACAAAATACACAAATACAAACTAATAAAATAATTTTTCTAATTAAATCTTTAGCTCCAGTCGGTTTTATTCTCTCAATAAAACTCTTTTTTGTTTTTGCCATTAGACATTAAATTTAAACAACATGATGTCACCATCTTGACCAACATATTGTTTTCCTTCCTGACGAATCTTACCAGCTTCTTTTAAAGCATGTTCACTGCCATATTCGACTAAATCATCAAAACTATATGTTTCTGCTTTAATAAAACCTCTCTGGAAATCACTATGAATAATTCCCGCCATTTCTGGGGCTGTCATACCTTCTTTAAAAGTCCAAGCTCGTACTTCTTGTACCCCGGCAGTAAAGTATGTACGAAGTCCTAATAGTTTATAGGCTTCTTTGATCAATTTATCAAGACCGCTTTCTTCAATTCCTAAATCTTGTAAAAATAAATCTTTTTCTTCTTTATCCATTCCAACTAATTCACTTTCAATTTTTGCACAAATAGGGACAACATCAGCCCCTTCACCAGCTGCAAATTCAACGACTTTATTATAATGTGGATTAGTAGTTGGATCTTCTAAGTCTTCTTCACCTAGATTTGCCACATAAATGATTGGTTTCATTGTTAATAAAGTATATTGTTTAACAACATCCATTTCTTCTTTACTAAACTCGATCACTCGAGCTGGTTTATTGGCTTCTAGCGTACTTTTTAATTTTTCTAAAATAGCGACTTCTAACTTCGCTTCTTTGTCTCCTGATTGTGCTTTTTTACCAATTCGTCCAATTCTTTTTTCTACAGTATCTAAATCAGCAAAAATCAACTCTAAATTAATTGTTTCAATATCTCTAATAGGATCGACATCGCCATCAACATGAGTTACATCCTTATCTCTAAAACAGCGAACAACTTCACAAATTGCATCAGTTTCACGAATATTCCCTAAAAATTTATTTCCTAAACCCTCACCACGACTCGCCCCTTTAACAAGACCAGCAATATCAGTAAAACCGAAAGTAGTTGGAACAGTTTTTTTAGGTTCAACTAATTCTGTTAACTTATCTAAACGATAATCAGGTACTTCTACAACCCCAACATTAGGGTCGATTGTTGCAAACGGATAGTTTGCTGCCTCAACTTGGGCATTTGTTATTGCATTAAACAATGTTGACTTCCCAACATTTGGCAATCCTACAATTCCGGCTGTCAGTGCCATTTATATCACTCCATTCATATGCTCTTATATTCTACTTAATATCCAGGTAAATTGCAAGTTTGTTTAATTTTAAAGTATCTAGTATAATTAACTAAACTTTAATTTAAGGAGACTATTATGTTTAATCAAATCGATATTCACGGCTGTACTACGATTGAAGCTAAAATCCGGCTGGATAACTATCTAAATTCATTATCCCCCAATACGAAAGAAATTACTGTAGTTCACGGCTATTCAAGTAAAATACTACAACAATTTATTCGGAAGCAATATAAACATAAACGTGCTGGTCGGCGCATCTTAACAATGAATGCAGGCGAAACGATCATTCAATTAAAATAAGGAGTTTTTATGGAAAAATTTTATCAAACAATGTTATCTAATATTCGTAAACATCCCTTGCTGCAAAAAATCATTATGGGCTTTACCCGCTATATCCCTATTATTACTTTTATTGTTTATTCAATTTTGCTCGTTTATTTACTTTATACTCAAAATACATTATTAGCTAAAACACTTTATAAGCCACTTGCTTCATTTTTAATTGTAACACTTTTGCGCAAAGTAATTAATCGTAAACGCCCTTATGAAGCTATGGCTATTGATCCTTTAATAGAACATAAGCAAGGTGAATCTTTCCCTTCACGACATACGGTCAGTGCTTTTGCAATTGCATTAGCTTGTCTTCAGGTAAATTCACTGCTTGGGACGATCATGTTAATTCTAGCATTTGTCGTTAGCTGTTCACGAATCTTAAGTGGTGTTCATTATATCAGTGATGTTCTAAGTGCCGTAATCATTGCTTTAATCATCAGTTTCCTCTAAGCGTATATGCATATATATAAAAGATGGTGCCTATGCTATTTCAATTACCTGTTGATACTAATTTAGATAATCCGTTAAATCAATCTATTTTAACCAAACAAGTTCTCGTTTATATAAATAATAAATCATGGATAAAAGAAATTGATTAAAAACGTCATTTATTTTAATTGTTTAAAAATGAATTGAACTATAAATATCTGTTCTATATGATTTATGATAGCTCAAATGATGCTCTTATCAAACAATTATATCAAAAGCTCTCTAAATACATTAATCTAACTATAAGCTCCTCGTCGAACGTGATGATGGGCTTCCATCAACACTTGAAATAATTTTAACAGACCATTAAAAACTCTTCTTTTGAAATTACTATCTCTTGTGAACTGGTAATAATCAAGTTGATTCAAAATAATTATTGACCCAAAATATTACCTAGTTAATAATGTTTATTCAAAAACAATTAAATATTTCATTTTTATGCTATACTTTTATTGGTGATAAAAATGAAAAGAGAAGGTATTCATGGTTTAATTCAATATCTTAATAAAACTACTAATAATGCAACTAATACTCAGGTTGCTAAAGCAATCTTTACTAATCGTGATAAAATCAATGAAATCAGTCTTGAAAAACTAGCCGGTGACAATTACTTGTCTCAAGCTTCGGTTAGCCGGTTTATAAAAAATCAGGGTTATAAAAATATCAATGAGTATCGTTGGGATTTCATTGCTGGACAACAAATGCTGCGACTTAATGCTTTTAATAATAAAAAAGTGATTATTAGTAAAAATAACGAAGAAATTAAAAATGATGTAAAACAATCATTACAAAATGCTTTTAATGATATTGATAAGCTTGATATGACAGCACTTGAAAGATTAGTTAAAATAATCAATAATTATAAACAGGTTCTTTTTATTGGTTCTGAATTTTCATTGGCTAATATTTATCTAGTTCAATTAGAAATGGTTCAATATGGTATCAATGCTTATAGTTATAACGATCCCATTATTATGGCAGAAAATCTTAGGTCTTTGAAAGAAGATACCCTAATTATTTGTATCAGTACCAGTGGTCAATGGTACAATGCTCCTTCAACTAAGGAAATTAGAGATATCTTATTCAGTCTTAATAACCCTAAAATTCTTCTTACCTGCATTACACAGCATACTGATGAAGCAAAGTTTGATTATATCTATAAATTTGGCAATCAGCGTAATGATGAAATTAGCGGTTATATCCAGCTTACTTATTTTATTCCAATCTTTAGAAATATGTATATTCGTTACATCGACTAGTTCATTCAGTTTTTGAATAAACTAGTTTTATTTTGAATTGATCGTTCAAAGATAATTATGTTTTATTATTATAAGCGCTTGTATAATTTTAATGTAACTTAAAAGTTATAAATATAAAATCAGGGGTGGAACAATGAAAAAAATAACAAAAGCATTATTAGCACTAACATTGTCACTATTAATGTTAGCAGCTCCAATTTCAGTTAATCAATTATATGCAAATGAAAACATTTTAACTGAAGTAACTAGTGACACAATCAATAATTATACTTACTACGAATATGATAGTGAAGCAGATGGCTACACCTCAGAACGTAGTAATATCTTAACACCTATTTATTACATTTTTGCGGGAAAACAAGATCTTACTAGCGCTGATAAATTAATTGAAGAAATTGGTCTTCTCGATAATGTTCATGAATGGGCAGGGAAAGTATATATTATTAATCCTATATCAACGCAATATAACAATGATGATGTCACAGCCTTCAAAAAATTAGCCGGCACTGGTGTCAGCAACATTAAAGTGATCGGAATTGATGAGGGTGCCACTTTCGTCAATAATTATATTAGTCAAAATTGTTACTTTATTGCTGGAATGATGGTATATGGCGGTACAATGAATAGCGATTTAACTTATAACGTTCCTATACCAGCATATTTAAGTTCAACAGCAACATCAGCTGTTAGTTATTACAAACAAGCTAATCAAACTGACCAATCTCAATCATTTAACAACTACACGATCTATCAAAATTCTACAAATCCATTACAAATCGTGGTAAATTCAAAAACAGATGAAACATTAAAAAATGCATTCGATAATGCCTGGGAAACAGTTTTTTCTAAAAACTATCGTCAGCATAATGAAACAACCGAGTTCTATAATATGCCTGTTACTGATACAAATTTAGCTAATGCTGAGCAACCGTATAAACTAATTGAAACGCCAATTTTTGATCGCCTTGGAATCATTCATAATCAAGAGATTAATCAAACTGTCTCAAATATGCCTGGAAAATACACTTGGTTTGAATATTTACCTAATCAAGTAATTGATACTAAGAAAGATTCAGTTCCTTTAGTTCTTACGCTTCATGGAAACGGTAATGATCCTCGGGTTCAAGCCGATTCTTCTGGTTGGATTGAATTAGCTACAAAAGAGAACTTTATCGTTGTATCCCCAGAATGGCAGGATGCTAGTGTCAATTTTTCAAAATGCGATGGTTTAGGGGATGAAGGAATTATTAACTTAATTGATGATTTGAAAATTAAATATCCACAAATCGACAGATCACGAGTATATGTTACCGGCTTATCAGCAGGCGGTGCCGAGTCATTATTATTAGGGGTCAAGAATAGTGAAACTTTTGCAGGGGTTGGGGCTGTTTCTGGTGTCAATCTTTATAGTGAAGCAATCACTGAATTAACCAATGATTATAAAGGACATGAAACACCTTTATTATATATTTGTGGTGATCATGATTTCTTTCAAATGATTCCTGTTGATGGTTCAAGTCAATACGGTACTTCACAATTATATGGTTTTAGTATTTGGGCTGAAGACAGTAATACACATATATATAGTGCCCTACAAGCATATCAAAAAATCAATGACTTAACCGTGACGGATATGAATATGGATTTAAACCCTTATTATGGCATTAAATTAGATAATCAGCAATGGACAAAACTTGGTGAAAAAGACATGTATACAGGAACTTTGTCTAACAATAACGGTGTAGTAATGGAACTTGCTGCAATTAAAGATCATGCTCACTGGAACTATAAACCAGAAGCTCAATATATTTGGAATTTCTTTAAAAACTACCAACGTGATCTACTAACTGGTGAACTGATTTTTGTCAACAATGGTAGCAATACTACAACAGTTATTGATAAAAAAGATGATTTGACAACTTCTGTAAAAACAGGAGATGAAGTTGAATTTGAATATCTAGGTATTCTATCTGTTATTACGATAACTACTTTTATCTATTTTAAAAAGAAAATAGCATAATAAAAACATTGAGTAATTAAATTACTCAATGTTTTTTACACTTTTTTTGTCTTAAATAATTTTCTAAAATCAAAGAAAGCAACTAATACTCCCAAAGCAATTAATAAAATTGCAAAAATCAATTGTAGTCCTGATGTCAAGAAATCAAAAGTTCCTGTTGTCATCCATGCATTTACGATGTTATATACAGAAAGACCAAGTGAACTTAAAGTTACTACCAGCATTGTACACATTGGAATGTATAACATAAATCCTTTTCGACCAGTCACCTTTAGGAAAACAGATAATGAAATCAATACCATAGCTGCTAACAATTGATTTGCTGAACCGAATAACGGCCAGATATTATTGTAACCACCTAATGATAATAAATAACCAAAGAACAAGGTAATTAATGTTGCAAAATACTTATTTGTAAGAATTTTATTCAACCCTGAAGCTTCTTGAGAATTTTCTACTTCAAATAATTCTTGGAATGATAAACGTCCAATTCTTGCAACAGCATCCAATGATGTAAGAGCTAATGCTGAAACGAACATTGTCATAATGCAAATTCCCCATTCTTGAGGTAATCCTAGTTTAGAAACAAAAGCCGTTACCCCTACTGAGAATTTAGTAAATGGAGTAGCTCCTTCAGCAGTAACTAATGAAGCTAGCTGATCAGTTAAAACACCGTCACTAACTAATTGAGTTAAAGAACCAACTACGACAACAACTAAGATTGCTAATAGTGATTCCAATAACATTGAACCATAACCAACTTGTAACATATCTTTTTCATTTTTGATTTGTTTACTACTTGTTTCTGATGAAACCAGTGAATGAAAACCAGAAACAGCTCCACAAGCAATCGTGATAAACAAAGTTGGGAACATGTAGCTGCCTGTCTCACTTGTAAAACCAGTAAATGCTGGTAGTGAAATAGTTGGGTTATAGAATAGTACGCCGACTACTGCAGCCACGATCATTCCAACAAATAAAAACGTAGTTAAATAATCACGAGGTTGTTTCAATAACCACATTGGTGTAACAGAAGCAAAGAAAATATAGACAAAGACGACATATAGCCAAGTTGTTTTACTGAAATAAATTGGAAAAGCAATCCCTCCAATTAACATCAAAACAATTAAGCCAATTCCTAGCATTGCTTGCACTTTGCCACTTACATGCCGTTTCTTTAAAAAGAAACCAAAAGCAATCGCTACAACGATATACAACATTGAAATTGATGCAGCTGCAGCATTTGGCTGTAATTTAGAACCATCAACAGCTGAAAAACCATTAAATGTTCCTGCTACCATATCAGCAAAAGCAGCAATTACCAAAAGTGTAAATAACCAGCAAAACAAGAAAAATAATTTCTTCCCAGTTTTACCAATATATTCTTCAATGATACCACCCATTGATTTACCGTTTGATTTTACTGATGCATAAAGTGCTCCAAAATCTTGGACAGCACCAAAGAAAATTCCCCCAACAATAATCCATAAAACTGTAGGTACCCAACCAAACATCAATGCCATAACCGGTCCCGTTACAGGTCCTGCTCCAGCGATTGATGAAAACTGATGTGCAAATACTTCCCATTTGCTACTAGGAACAAAATCAACCCCATCTTCATTAGCAACCGCTGGTGTCTTAGCCTTAGGGTCGATTCCCCAAGTTTTCTCCAAATAGCGACCATAAATTACATAAGCTGCTGCCAATGCAACCATCGAAAGCGCCAGTAATAATAATCCATTCATTTTTTATTTCCCCCTTTAATGTATATACCTATACAATGTTTTATATAGAATACTCTTATGATTATTGTTTGTCAAGATAATAATTTTTTTATTTTAATTATTTTTAGGATTTTAGATAATAAATATACATATAATTGTTTAAAAAACAAAAAGATTGACTTTTATAGCCAATCCTAGATTAATTTATTAAAATCACTGAAGTCTTGTATCGTCATGATAACGCCAGGTAAATCCCGATACTCACTTTCTTTTTCCTGAGGACAGATTACTACGATTTTTTCAATTCCCGCTTTATATGCATTCGCAATTCCTGAAAAAGAATCTTCAAACACTAAAATATCTTTAACATTATGTTTTAATTTTTGTGCTGCATCTTTAAACATATTAACTTTATTTGAATAGGAACCATCATCATAGATAATCATTTCAGGGTCAATCCACTTATCTAGATTAAATGATTCAACAAAAAAATCAATATTTTCTTTAATTGAAGCACTAGCAATCGTAAAAGGAATTCCCAGTTCTTTTAATTTATCAAAAAAAGCTACTGCTCCATCTACCAAATGAAAAGATGCTTTATCTTGCTTACAAAATTCACGATAATATTCTTCTTTTAATAATGAATATTTTTTAAGCTCTTCACTCGTTGCTTGATTATTCATCATATACTGAATATTTTTAGCATTCGGTGTTCCATTAAACTGCTCATGCAACTCCTCGTCACTGATCCCCCTACCGCGAATCAGCTTGGAGATTTTTCCCCAAGCTAAAACATGTTTATCATTGTCAAAGAATAATGTTCCATTAAAATCAAAGATAATTGCTTTATAATTCAATCTTATCTAACTCCTTTGTTTCACTAATTTGCTTGAACCAGCTAGCTGATTTTTTTGGATATCTAACTTGACTGTCATAATCAACATAGAATAGTCCATAACGCTTATTATAACCATTAGACCAAGAAAATACATCCATTAACGACCAAACAAAATATCCTTTAACATCCGCACCATCATCAATTGCTTTTAAAATCCATGATAAGTGCTTTCTAATATAATCAATCCTTGGAGTATCATCGATCTTACCTCCAACAAATTCATCCTTATATCCCATTCCATTTTCTGTGATATAAATTGCTTTATAGTTAGGATATTGATTTTTAATTCGCATGATCATATCATAAAGTCCTTGAGGATAAATCAACCAGTCCCAGTCAGTTCTTTCGATTCCTTCCTTAAACATCCGTTCACCAACACCCTTCAGTCTAAAACGTGAAGTACCTTTATCCCCCGTTCCATTATGGAAGATATCATTCTCACCATCGTAAGCTTGAATAAAGTGGCTTTGATAATAATTAATTCCTAGATAATCATTTAACTTAGCAGCTTTTTTCATGATTTCCAAATCTTCTAGATCAACTCTAAAAGTTCCATTATTTAAAGCGACTAATCGTTTAATTATCGTAAGAGTTTCATCAGTGTATTCACCTAAGAAAGTTGCATCTAAAACAAACTGGTTAGCTAATACATCTTCATTTTTTGTTGCCTGATAATCAGCTTCATTATCATTATAAGGATATTTTGTTTCTAAAGAGTGAATAATTCCAATTTGGCCTGGATATTTTCCCTCTTTAAATGCCAATACTGCTTTCGCATGGGCAACCATCATATGATGCATTGAATAAACTGCTTTAGGAATATCATATTTAATTGCTGGTGGAAAACTTCCTACAATGTATTGATTTACTGCAATTGGCCATACTTCATTAAAGGTGAACCAATATTTTACTTCATCATGATATTCTTGAAAACAAAATTTTGCATAATTAGTATATTGATCGATGATTTCATGATTTAAAAAATCACCAATT encodes:
- a CDS encoding carbon starvation protein A, producing the protein MNGLLLLALSMVALAAAYVIYGRYLEKTWGIDPKAKTPAVANEDGVDFVPSSKWEVFAHQFSSIAGAGPVTGPVMALMFGWVPTVLWIIVGGIFFGAVQDFGALYASVKSNGKSMGGIIEEYIGKTGKKLFFLFCWLFTLLVIAAFADMVAGTFNGFSAVDGSKLQPNAAAASISMLYIVVAIAFGFFLKKRHVSGKVQAMLGIGLIVLMLIGGIAFPIYFSKTTWLYVVFVYIFFASVTPMWLLKQPRDYLTTFLFVGMIVAAVVGVLFYNPTISLPAFTGFTSETGSYMFPTLFITIACGAVSGFHSLVSSETSSKQIKNEKDMLQVGYGSMLLESLLAILVVVVVGSLTQLVSDGVLTDQLASLVTAEGATPFTKFSVGVTAFVSKLGLPQEWGICIMTMFVSALALTSLDAVARIGRLSFQELFEVENSQEASGLNKILTNKYFATLITLFFGYLLSLGGYNNIWPLFGSANQLLAAMVLISLSVFLKVTGRKGFMLYIPMCTMLVVTLSSLGLSVYNIVNAWMTTGTFDFLTSGLQLIFAILLIALGVLVAFFDFRKLFKTKKV
- a CDS encoding HAD family hydrolase, whose translation is MNYKAIIFDFNGTLFFDNDKHVLAWGKISKLIRGRGISDEELHEQFNGTPNAKNIQYMMNNQATSEELKKYSLLKEEYYREFCKQDKASFHLVDGAVAFFDKLKELGIPFTIASASIKENIDFFVESFNLDKWIDPEMIIYDDGSYSNKVNMFKDAAQKLKHNVKDILVFEDSFSGIANAYKAGIEKIVVICPQEKESEYRDLPGVIMTIQDFSDFNKLI